Proteins from a genomic interval of Streptococcus oralis:
- a CDS encoding N-acetylmuramoyl-L-alanine amidase family protein has translation MKVSKKITLLSLSLAGFVLLTLPQAGKAFELKEDWAFKGGIRYENGKVSKINNGYEVNIKVLDLPSTSKIEWTVSLNGEKQNTSFLAEERTVSKTEDKGRFLHFYIPYGYRGDIVVEAKSGTEVKTWSTKVVDDVDSDTAKSGYFVLDGDQILESSWDSVNESYVTTLPTVISGKSVVAWREEGTLNLIKPGRIARQYNSSGLYVKLSPIFETASWLQSNQNWYYQKQGQLVKDAWINNQGTWYFMDDEGVMFNQTWLYRGGSWYAFKSSGAMISADWLYDNGSWYYLKDSGSMATGWIKDGGSWYYLNDSGSMATGWIKDSGTWYYLKDSGSMATGWIKDSGTWYYLKDSGSMATGWVKDNGKWYYLASSGNMLRNTYTPDGYYVDDSGAW, from the coding sequence ATGAAAGTATCAAAAAAAATTACACTACTTAGTTTGTCATTGGCAGGTTTCGTTTTATTGACTCTACCTCAAGCAGGAAAGGCATTTGAACTTAAAGAAGACTGGGCTTTTAAAGGCGGCATTCGATACGAGAATGGGAAAGTCAGTAAGATTAATAATGGATATGAAGTAAATATTAAAGTGTTAGATTTACCTAGTACTAGCAAAATCGAATGGACAGTTAGTTTAAATGGAGAAAAGCAAAATACTAGCTTTTTAGCGGAGGAAAGAACGGTATCTAAAACTGAAGATAAGGGACGTTTTTTACACTTTTATATCCCTTATGGATATCGTGGGGATATTGTAGTAGAGGCTAAGAGTGGTACTGAAGTAAAAACTTGGTCTACTAAGGTAGTTGACGATGTTGATTCAGATACTGCTAAGAGTGGCTACTTTGTTTTAGATGGTGACCAAATCTTAGAAAGTTCATGGGATTCTGTAAATGAGTCTTATGTTACAACGCTTCCAACCGTAATATCAGGAAAATCTGTTGTTGCTTGGCGTGAAGAAGGAACTCTTAATTTAATTAAACCAGGAAGAATTGCTCGGCAATATAATAGCAGTGGATTATATGTAAAACTTTCTCCAATCTTTGAAACTGCTAGCTGGCTACAATCAAACCAAAATTGGTACTATCAAAAACAAGGTCAACTAGTTAAAGATGCTTGGATCAATAATCAGGGAACATGGTACTTTATGGATGATGAAGGGGTTATGTTTAATCAAACATGGCTATACCGAGGTGGTAGCTGGTATGCCTTTAAATCATCAGGAGCTATGATTTCAGCTGATTGGCTATATGATAATGGCTCTTGGTATTACCTAAAAGATTCAGGTTCTATGGCGACAGGCTGGATTAAAGATGGTGGCTCTTGGTACTACCTAAATGATTCAGGTTCTATGGCAACAGGTTGGATTAAAGATAGTGGAACTTGGTATTACCTAAAAGACTCAGGTTCTATGGCAACAGGTTGGATTAAAGATAGTGGAACTTGGTATTACCTAAAAGACTCAGGTTCTATGGCGACAGGTTGGGTCAAAGATAATGGTAAGTGGTACTATCTCGCATCATCTGGTAATATGCTTCGTAATACCTATACACCTGATGGCTATTATGTAGATGATAGTGGAGCTTGGTAA
- a CDS encoding GntR family transcriptional regulator, with protein MSWSFDNTKPIYLQIMEKIKLQIVSHELEPNQQLPTVRELASEAGVNPNTIQRALSDLEREGFVYSKRTTGRFVTEDLDLIVQSRKQLSEEQLQHFVSCMLQFGYKKEELPNVLSDYIKGV; from the coding sequence ATGTCCTGGTCATTTGATAATACAAAACCCATTTATTTACAGATTATGGAAAAAATTAAACTACAGATTGTTTCCCATGAACTGGAACCCAACCAACAGCTCCCAACCGTAAGAGAACTGGCGAGCGAGGCTGGGGTCAATCCCAATACCATCCAGCGCGCCTTGTCTGACCTTGAACGTGAAGGATTCGTTTATAGCAAGCGAACAACTGGTCGTTTTGTCACCGAGGATTTGGACCTCATCGTTCAGTCCCGCAAACAACTTTCCGAAGAGCAACTGCAACACTTCGTCTCTTGCATGCTTCAATTTGGCTACAAAAAAGAAGAACTGCCAAATGTATTAAGCGACTATATCAAAGGAGTTTAA
- a CDS encoding DnaD domain protein, translated as MKPNDRFSFLKNNRVSQDTSSLVQCYLPIIGQEALSLYLYAITFWDGGQKEHLFSHILNHLNFGMPTLLQSFKILSALNLLTLYQKGETYELQLHSPLSSQEFLSHSVYSRLLERKIGDTALASMKQAPSEGEALSVSLSQVFPNLTEEVTAIESKIKMKNDFDLEHFQRLMARDGLRFENEQADVLELFAIADEKKWTWFETYQLAKATTVAQVISVKRMREKIAQKPASSDFSPKEMTIIREAKNKTPLEFLAEIKQTRKGNITQSERELLHQMASLGLLDEVINIVLLLTFNKVDSANVNEKYAMKVANDYAYRKIRTAEEAVLRIREHQQKGQEDQKSKTSSAKTNVPKWSNPEYKNQTSEETRLELERKKQEMLARLEEGGD; from the coding sequence ATGAAGCCAAATGACCGTTTTTCTTTTCTAAAGAATAATCGGGTGTCGCAAGATACCTCTTCTCTGGTGCAGTGCTACCTCCCGATTATCGGTCAGGAGGCACTGAGCCTCTATCTATATGCCATTACCTTTTGGGATGGAGGGCAAAAGGAGCATCTCTTTTCCCATATCCTCAACCACTTAAACTTCGGCATGCCGACCTTGCTCCAATCCTTTAAAATTTTATCTGCTTTGAATTTATTAACCCTTTATCAAAAGGGAGAAACCTATGAATTACAGCTTCATTCACCCCTCTCTAGTCAGGAATTTTTAAGTCATTCTGTCTATAGTAGACTGTTGGAGAGAAAGATTGGGGATACTGCGCTTGCTTCCATGAAGCAGGCTCCAAGTGAGGGAGAAGCACTCTCTGTTTCTTTGAGCCAAGTCTTTCCAAACTTGACCGAAGAAGTGACTGCAATCGAGTCTAAAATCAAGATGAAAAATGATTTTGATTTGGAACATTTTCAGCGCTTGATGGCTCGAGATGGTTTGCGTTTTGAAAACGAGCAGGCAGATGTTTTGGAATTGTTTGCCATTGCAGACGAAAAAAAATGGACCTGGTTTGAAACCTATCAATTAGCCAAGGCGACTACAGTGGCTCAGGTTATTTCAGTCAAACGCATGCGTGAAAAGATAGCACAAAAACCAGCGTCTTCTGACTTTAGCCCCAAAGAAATGACCATTATCAGGGAAGCAAAGAATAAAACTCCCCTGGAATTTTTAGCCGAAATCAAGCAAACACGTAAGGGAAACATCACCCAGAGTGAAAGAGAGCTCCTTCACCAGATGGCGTCTTTAGGCTTGTTGGACGAAGTCATCAATATCGTCTTACTTTTAACCTTTAACAAGGTTGATTCGGCCAATGTCAATGAAAAATACGCCATGAAAGTTGCTAACGACTATGCCTATCGCAAGATTCGGACAGCAGAGGAAGCCGTGCTTCGGATTCGAGAACACCAGCAAAAAGGTCAGGAAGATCAAAAATCAAAGACAAGCTCGGCTAAGACAAATGTACCCAAGTGGAGTAATCCAGAATACAAGAATCAAACCAGCGAGGAAACTCGTCTGGAACTAGAACGTAAAAAACAAGAAATGCTAGCCCGATTAGAAGAAGGAGGAGACTAG
- a CDS encoding caspase family protein, with the protein MKKISLSAVALLSLGASLPTNNPVSAQESSTQTTYSKSSGSWIKSDSRWWYEHYDGSYTTNGWEKINDTWYYFDSEGWMKTGWIKEYGKWFFLDDSGAMKTGWCWDSGSWYYLDTSGVMQTGLQTIEGEQYYLDTSGAMQTGWHNIGDDTYFFANSGESRNINRRALVLGETSTPAVPIADVNAMEKVFSNQNFSEVVRFPDRTKSEIIAKMQELFESSTESDVNYLYFTCHGGRDGRIYIGSDKTAFSGWELASILKQYKGKFVVMLDCCHAGTIISKDNTEASNEEASTEYFDLNEFVSGFSNMNGNEKSGEMIDSKFLVLCSSRGAEYSSGGSLSLATKYWSLGSGWNPLQNSQVSLIADQNYNHRITLNELYTYSREQVLKQNSNQHIEVYPDNSQFVLFKK; encoded by the coding sequence TTGAAGAAAATTTCATTATCAGCAGTTGCTTTACTTAGCTTGGGAGCATCCCTGCCAACCAATAATCCAGTTTCTGCTCAAGAATCCTCCACTCAAACGACTTATAGTAAGTCAAGTGGAAGTTGGATAAAATCTGATAGCCGTTGGTGGTATGAGCATTATGATGGTTCTTATACTACAAATGGATGGGAAAAAATAAATGACACCTGGTACTATTTTGATAGTGAAGGTTGGATGAAGACAGGTTGGATTAAAGAATATGGAAAATGGTTTTTTCTAGATGATAGTGGAGCCATGAAAACTGGATGGTGTTGGGATTCGGGTAGTTGGTATTATTTAGATACTAGTGGTGTCATGCAAACAGGGCTACAGACTATCGAAGGTGAACAATATTATTTAGATACTAGCGGAGCTATGCAGACGGGTTGGCACAATATCGGAGATGATACCTATTTCTTTGCTAATAGTGGCGAAAGCCGAAATATCAATCGTCGGGCTTTAGTTCTTGGTGAAACATCTACTCCAGCAGTACCTATCGCAGATGTTAATGCGATGGAAAAGGTATTTAGCAACCAAAATTTCAGTGAAGTTGTTCGTTTCCCAGATAGAACTAAGTCTGAGATTATTGCAAAAATGCAAGAACTATTTGAATCTTCTACCGAAAGTGATGTGAACTATCTTTACTTTACTTGTCATGGAGGAAGAGATGGAAGAATCTATATTGGGAGTGATAAAACAGCATTTTCTGGTTGGGAATTGGCGTCCATTTTAAAACAATACAAAGGTAAGTTTGTTGTTATGCTGGATTGTTGTCATGCTGGAACAATTATCTCTAAAGATAATACGGAGGCATCCAATGAAGAAGCCTCTACAGAATATTTTGATTTGAACGAGTTTGTATCAGGATTTTCTAATATGAATGGTAACGAAAAATCAGGTGAGATGATTGACTCTAAATTTTTAGTACTATGCTCATCAAGAGGTGCAGAATACTCTAGTGGTGGATCATTAAGTTTAGCGACTAAATATTGGTCTTTAGGTTCAGGATGGAATCCTCTACAGAATTCACAAGTATCTTTAATAGCAGACCAAAATTATAATCATAGAATCACGTTAAATGAACTGTATACATACTCTCGTGAACAAGTTTTGAAACAAAATTCTAACCAGCATATTGAAGTTTATCCAGACAACAGTCAATTTGTTTTATTCAAAAAATAA
- the dnaI gene encoding primosomal protein DnaI, protein MESVGDVIKRQTSRFQYQDLVQQIMKDPDVAAFIQKESLSQEELNRSISKFNQYITERDKFLRGDADYIARGYKPILVMNHGYADVSYEETPELIAAEKEAAIKNRLKLINLPASLKKAKLAQIDLDDLGRLPIFERLYAFVNLYPSIRKGLYLYGDFGVGKSFMMAALAHDLSEKRGASTTILHYPSFVIDVKNAIGEGSVKTLVDDIKLAEVLVLDDIGAEQSTPWVRDEILQVILQYRMQEDLPTFFTSNFNFQDLEKHFAKGKNGNDETWEARRVMERIRYLAEETRLEGENRR, encoded by the coding sequence ATGGAAAGTGTTGGTGACGTAATCAAACGTCAGACAAGTCGTTTTCAGTATCAGGACCTAGTCCAGCAGATCATGAAGGACCCCGATGTAGCGGCTTTTATCCAGAAAGAATCCCTCAGCCAAGAGGAGTTAAATCGTAGCATCTCCAAGTTCAACCAATATATCACAGAACGAGATAAGTTTCTTCGTGGGGATGCGGACTATATAGCGCGTGGCTACAAGCCTATCTTGGTCATGAATCACGGTTATGCGGATGTGTCTTATGAAGAAACACCAGAACTAATCGCGGCTGAAAAAGAGGCAGCTATAAAGAATCGTCTCAAGTTGATCAATCTACCAGCAAGTCTCAAGAAAGCGAAGTTGGCTCAGATTGACCTGGATGATCTAGGTCGTTTGCCGATTTTTGAGAGACTCTATGCCTTTGTTAACCTTTACCCAAGCATCCGAAAAGGCCTCTATCTTTATGGAGATTTTGGTGTCGGAAAGAGTTTCATGATGGCGGCCCTAGCTCACGACTTATCTGAAAAACGTGGGGCTTCAACGACTATTCTCCACTATCCAAGTTTTGTCATTGATGTGAAAAATGCCATCGGTGAAGGCTCTGTGAAGACCCTGGTGGATGACATCAAGTTAGCAGAGGTCTTAGTATTGGATGATATTGGCGCAGAGCAGTCGACTCCTTGGGTGCGTGATGAGATTCTCCAAGTTATTCTTCAGTATCGCATGCAGGAAGATTTGCCGACCTTCTTTACTTCCAACTTTAATTTCCAAGATTTGGAAAAACATTTTGCCAAAGGAAAGAATGGAAATGATGAGACTTGGGAAGCTAGACGGGTCATGGAACGAATCCGCTATTTAGCAGAGGAAACGAGACTAGAAGGAGAAAATCGCCGATGA
- a CDS encoding ABC transporter permease, with protein sequence MFWNLVRYEFKNVNKWYLALYGAVLAISVLIGAFLGSLSQSYNSNNAVYFIFFLVLVFGGLSVTLWIATIFLIIRRFKGSVYDRQGYLTLTLPVSEHQIIIAKLLGGLVWSILSYIVFILSVLIIFFLTPIEKDFTVLYNFISPYLSYGWLYALSLFVGSITWILSIYLSISIGQLFNEYRTAMGILAYIVIAIVIGYVSLFFRIENDFNMMIGTEILRDLFLSAIYYLGTYYILKNKVNLQ encoded by the coding sequence ATGTTTTGGAATCTAGTTCGTTATGAATTTAAGAATGTCAATAAATGGTATTTAGCGCTCTATGGAGCTGTGCTTGCAATTTCAGTTTTAATTGGAGCTTTTCTTGGTAGCCTTAGTCAGAGTTACAATTCTAACAATGCTGTTTATTTCATCTTCTTTTTGGTACTAGTCTTTGGAGGACTCAGCGTCACTCTTTGGATTGCAACAATCTTTTTAATCATCCGAAGATTCAAGGGGAGTGTTTATGACCGCCAAGGGTACTTGACCCTAACCTTGCCTGTCTCTGAGCATCAAATCATCATCGCAAAACTTTTAGGTGGTCTTGTCTGGTCCATCTTAAGCTATATCGTCTTTATCTTGAGTGTATTGATTATCTTCTTCTTAACACCAATAGAAAAAGACTTCACTGTCCTCTATAACTTCATTTCCCCTTACCTCAGCTACGGCTGGCTGTATGCCCTATCACTATTTGTCGGTTCGATTACATGGATTTTATCCATTTACCTCTCCATCTCAATCGGACAACTCTTTAATGAGTATCGAACAGCTATGGGGATTCTAGCCTATATCGTCATTGCCATCGTCATTGGTTATGTTTCTCTCTTTTTCCGAATTGAAAATGACTTTAACATGATGATTGGTACAGAAATTCTGCGCGATCTCTTTTTATCAGCTATCTACTATCTCGGTACCTACTATATCTTGAAAAACAAGGTTAATTTGCAATAG
- the nrdR gene encoding transcriptional regulator NrdR, with translation MRCPKCGATKSSVVDSRQAEEGNTIRRRRECDECQHRFTTYERVEERTLVVVKKDGTREQFSRDKIFNGIIRSAQKRPVSSDEINMVVNRIEQKLRSRSENEIQSEYIGSLVMEELAELDEITYVRFASVYRSFKDVSELESLLQQITQSSKKKKEK, from the coding sequence ATGCGTTGTCCAAAATGTGGGGCTACCAAGTCTAGTGTTGTTGATAGTCGACAAGCCGAAGAAGGAAATACCATCCGTCGAAGACGTGAGTGCGACGAGTGTCAGCATCGTTTTACAACCTATGAACGAGTAGAAGAAAGAACGCTAGTTGTCGTCAAAAAAGACGGTACGCGAGAACAATTTTCAAGAGATAAAATCTTTAATGGGATTATCCGTTCAGCCCAGAAGCGTCCTGTGTCAAGTGATGAAATCAACATGGTGGTCAATCGCATTGAGCAAAAACTCCGTAGTCGCAGTGAGAATGAGATCCAAAGTGAATATATTGGATCTTTAGTCATGGAAGAATTGGCAGAGCTTGATGAGATTACCTATGTTCGTTTTGCCAGTGTTTATCGTAGCTTTAAGGATGTGAGTGAGTTGGAGAGTCTGCTCCAGCAGATCACCCAGTCCTCAAAAAAGAAAAAGGAAAAGTAA
- a CDS encoding helix-turn-helix domain-containing protein, with product MENFGAVLKDIRISKNFRLKDLACNEISESTISRFENGVTKLSINHFYILLDRLGTSFSEFEELVHCYYSQKVCFWGELENAVNSSDIFLLQELVQKIELRQKQEKSLCNYHIKLITEQQINRLANLPYNSSKCNELIKYLLSVDTWMEYELKIFYNSVFFMNTKTISLLYRIVIKKTRHFLKTETGARRVIPLYLFNLELLLKNNLLDSAQFFIDDLENLLTRQGYYFEKNYLLFLRGVYHIKTNRVEIGKKECSKAMRIFKEYNDSDTIEKLNEIFRSDFIF from the coding sequence ATGGAAAATTTTGGAGCCGTTTTAAAAGATATCCGTATTTCAAAAAATTTTCGTCTGAAAGATTTAGCGTGTAATGAAATTAGTGAATCAACAATTTCTCGGTTCGAGAATGGAGTTACGAAGTTATCTATTAATCATTTTTATATTCTGTTAGATCGCCTTGGAACCTCATTTTCAGAATTTGAAGAGTTAGTTCACTGTTATTACTCCCAAAAGGTATGTTTTTGGGGAGAGTTAGAAAATGCTGTAAATTCTTCAGATATATTTTTACTTCAAGAATTAGTCCAGAAAATAGAGTTAAGACAAAAGCAAGAAAAAAGTTTATGCAATTACCATATAAAATTGATTACTGAGCAACAGATCAACCGTCTTGCAAACCTTCCTTATAATTCATCTAAATGCAATGAATTAATAAAATATCTGCTTTCTGTAGATACTTGGATGGAGTATGAACTAAAAATTTTCTATAATTCGGTGTTTTTTATGAATACAAAAACCATTAGCTTACTATATAGAATAGTAATCAAGAAAACACGACACTTTCTAAAAACGGAAACGGGAGCTCGCAGGGTAATTCCTTTATATTTATTTAACTTGGAATTACTGTTAAAAAATAATTTGTTAGATAGCGCTCAATTTTTTATAGATGATTTAGAAAATTTACTTACGAGACAAGGATATTATTTTGAAAAAAATTATTTGCTTTTTTTAAGAGGTGTTTATCATATTAAAACTAATCGAGTAGAGATAGGTAAGAAAGAATGTTCTAAAGCTATGAGAATATTTAAGGAATATAATGATAGTGACACAATAGAGAAATTAAACGAGATATTTAGATCAGATTTTATATTTTAA
- a CDS encoding TPM domain-containing protein, translating into MKRRRLFKHSLLVRLLGLLMVFLFLSAFTAPEKPEYGIYDPDHYLTDETISQIRELNNVNSKKSEKFQMGVYVVKSLDGETIETVANKTARAWKIGYSGDNHGVLIVVAVQDRKSRIETSNNVASKITDYQTHRFLTTARPYFQNGDYNKGVLSIVNNLNYMFYSGSSTTASSSKSSYDYATNSSRLREFERYAGERSSSRRHRKSSSSDGVIGFGILIYFIVMIIGFISGGRGGGSHGDDSGGGWWGGDSSDSGSSWSDSGSDSSGGWDGGGFDGGGSSDDW; encoded by the coding sequence ATGAAAAGAAGAAGATTATTTAAACATAGTTTGTTGGTTCGCTTGCTTGGATTGCTGATGGTCTTTCTCTTTTTGTCAGCATTCACAGCACCTGAAAAACCTGAGTACGGGATCTATGACCCGGATCATTATTTAACGGATGAGACTATAAGTCAGATACGAGAATTGAATAATGTCAATAGTAAAAAATCAGAAAAATTCCAAATGGGCGTTTATGTTGTGAAAAGTCTAGATGGAGAAACAATCGAAACAGTAGCCAATAAAACAGCTAGAGCTTGGAAGATTGGCTATTCGGGAGACAATCACGGTGTCTTGATTGTGGTAGCAGTCCAAGATAGAAAATCACGGATTGAAACCAGTAATAATGTGGCCAGTAAAATCACAGACTATCAGACTCACAGGTTCTTGACAACAGCACGTCCTTACTTTCAAAATGGTGACTATAACAAGGGTGTTCTCTCAATAGTCAACAATCTCAACTACATGTTCTATAGTGGATCGAGTACGACTGCTTCAAGTTCTAAAAGTAGTTACGACTATGCGACCAATTCTAGTCGCTTAAGGGAATTTGAAAGGTATGCTGGTGAGAGGAGTTCTTCGAGACGTCATCGAAAAAGCAGTTCGAGTGACGGAGTTATCGGATTTGGAATTCTCATTTACTTCATCGTGATGATTATCGGATTTATATCTGGAGGTCGTGGTGGAGGTTCACATGGCGATGATTCTGGCGGTGGCTGGTGGGGCGGTGACTCATCAGATTCAGGATCCTCTTGGTCTGACTCAGGCTCCGACTCATCTGGTGGCTGGGACGGCGGTGGCTTTGATGGTGGCGGTTCGTCTGATGACTGGTGA
- a CDS encoding NADPH-dependent oxidoreductase — protein sequence MTETIKLMKAHTSVRRFKEQEIPQADLDEILTAGQMASSWKNLQSYSVILVRSQEKKDALYELVPQEAIRQSAAFLLFVGDLNRAEKGASLHTDTFQPQGVEGLLITSVDAALAGQNTLLAAESLGYGGVIIGLVRYKSEEVAALFNLPDYTYPVFGIALGVPNQQHDVKPRLPLSQVVFEEEYQEQPVEAILDYDQVQADYAGARATTSWSQRLAEQFGQAEPSSTRKNLEQKKLL from the coding sequence ATGACAGAAACCATTAAACTGATGAAAGCTCATACTTCAGTTCGTCGCTTTAAGGAGCAAGAAATTCCTCAAGCAGACTTGGACGAGATTTTGACTGCTGGGCAAATGGCGTCGTCCTGGAAAAATCTTCAATCCTACTCTGTGATTCTTGTGCGCAGTCAAGAGAAGAAAGATGCCTTATATGAGTTGGTTCCGCAGGAAGCCATTCGCCAGTCAGCTGCCTTTTTGCTCTTTGTCGGTGACTTGAACCGAGCTGAAAAGGGAGCGAGTCTTCATACGGATACTTTCCAACCTCAAGGAGTGGAAGGCCTCCTTATCACGTCTGTAGACGCGGCGCTTGCTGGTCAAAACACCTTGCTTGCAGCAGAGAGTCTGGGATATGGTGGTGTGATTATCGGTTTAGTCCGTTACAAGTCGGAAGAAGTGGCAGCGCTCTTTAACCTGCCTGACTATACCTACCCTGTTTTTGGGATTGCCCTTGGCGTGCCAAATCAACAACATGATGTCAAACCAAGACTGCCTTTGAGTCAAGTGGTTTTTGAGGAAGAATACCAAGAACAGCCAGTTGAAGCGATTTTGGACTATGACCAAGTACAAGCGGACTATGCTGGTGCGCGTGCGACGACCTCTTGGAGTCAGCGTTTGGCAGAGCAGTTTGGTCAAGCCGAACCTAGTTCAACTCGGAAAAATCTAGAACAGAAAAAGTTATTGTAG
- the der gene encoding ribosome biogenesis GTPase Der: MALPTIAIVGRPNVGKSTLFNRIAGERISIVEDVEGVTRDRIYATGEWLNRSFSMIDTGGIDDVDAPFMEQIKHQAEIAMEEADVIVFVVSGKEGITDADEYVARKLYKTHKPVILAVNKVDNPEMRNDIFDFYALGLGEPLPISSVHGIGTGDVLDAIVENLPNEVEEENPDVIKFSLIGRPNVGKSSLINAILGEDRVIASPVAGTTRDAIDTHFTDTDGQEFTMIDTAGMRKSGKVYENTEKYSVMRAMRAIDRSDVVLMVLNAEEGIREYDKRIAGFAHEAGKGMIIVVNKWDTLEKDNHTMKNWEEDIREQFQYLPYAPIVFVSALTKQRLHKLPEMIKQISESQNTRIPSAVLNDVIMDAIAINPTPTDKGKRLKIFYATQVATKPPTFVIFVNEEELMHFSYLRFLENQIRKAFVFEGTPIHLIARKRK, encoded by the coding sequence ATGGCCTTACCAACTATTGCCATTGTGGGACGTCCCAATGTTGGGAAATCAACCCTATTTAATCGGATCGCTGGTGAGCGGATCTCAATCGTAGAAGATGTCGAGGGTGTAACACGTGACCGTATCTATGCAACGGGTGAGTGGCTCAATCGTTCCTTTAGTATGATTGATACGGGAGGGATTGACGACGTCGATGCTCCCTTCATGGAGCAAATCAAGCACCAGGCAGAAATTGCCATGGAAGAAGCCGATGTCATTGTTTTTGTGGTGTCTGGGAAAGAAGGAATCACCGATGCGGACGAATACGTAGCCCGTAAACTTTATAAGACCCATAAACCAGTTATCCTTGCTGTTAACAAGGTTGACAACCCTGAAATGCGAAATGATATCTTTGATTTCTATGCGCTAGGCTTGGGTGAACCATTGCCAATTTCGTCTGTCCACGGTATTGGAACAGGTGATGTGCTCGATGCCATCGTGGAAAATCTACCAAATGAAGTTGAAGAAGAAAATCCAGACGTAATCAAGTTCAGCTTGATTGGCCGTCCTAACGTTGGGAAATCCAGTTTGATCAACGCCATTTTGGGAGAAGACCGCGTGATTGCTAGTCCAGTAGCTGGGACAACGCGTGATGCCATTGATACCCACTTTACAGATACGGATGGACAAGAGTTTACCATGATTGATACAGCTGGTATGCGTAAGTCTGGTAAAGTCTATGAAAATACGGAGAAATACTCTGTCATGCGTGCCATGCGTGCCATTGACCGTTCTGACGTGGTCTTGATGGTCCTCAATGCCGAGGAAGGTATTCGTGAGTATGATAAGCGTATCGCTGGATTTGCCCACGAAGCCGGTAAAGGGATGATCATCGTGGTCAATAAGTGGGATACCCTTGAGAAAGACAATCACACCATGAAGAACTGGGAAGAAGATATCCGTGAGCAGTTCCAATACCTGCCTTATGCTCCGATTGTCTTTGTATCAGCTCTTACCAAGCAACGTCTCCACAAACTGCCTGAGATGATCAAGCAAATCAGTGAAAGCCAAAACACCCGTATCCCATCGGCTGTCTTGAACGATGTCATTATGGATGCCATTGCTATCAATCCAACACCGACAGACAAAGGAAAACGCCTCAAAATCTTCTATGCGACTCAAGTGGCAACCAAGCCACCAACCTTTGTCATCTTTGTCAATGAAGAAGAACTCATGCACTTCTCTTACCTGCGCTTCTTGGAAAATCAAATCCGCAAGGCCTTTGTCTTTGAAGGGACCCCGATTCACTTGATCGCGAGAAAACGTAAGTAA
- a CDS encoding ABC transporter ATP-binding protein, with translation MTLLALENVSKSYGATAALDNISLEISAGKIVGLLGPNGSGKTTLIKLINGLLQPDKGRVLINGQDPSPATKAIVSYLPDTTYLNEQMKVKEALTYFKTFYQDFNLERAQHLLADLGIDENSRLKKLSKGNKEKVQLILVMSREARLYVLDEPIGGVDPAARDYILNTIINNYSPTSTVLISTHLISDIEPILDEIIFLKDGKVVRQGNVDDIRYESGESIDQLFRQEFKA, from the coding sequence ATGACACTACTAGCACTTGAAAATGTATCAAAATCATATGGAGCAACTGCGGCACTTGACAATATCTCACTAGAGATCTCAGCTGGAAAAATTGTCGGGCTCCTTGGACCAAATGGATCCGGAAAAACAACCTTGATCAAACTGATTAACGGTCTCCTTCAGCCAGACAAAGGACGTGTCCTCATTAACGGACAGGATCCAAGTCCTGCTACCAAGGCGATTGTCTCTTATCTACCAGACACAACTTATCTCAATGAGCAAATGAAGGTTAAAGAAGCCCTGACTTACTTTAAAACCTTCTATCAGGATTTCAATCTTGAACGCGCCCAACATCTGCTTGCAGACCTTGGCATTGATGAAAATAGTCGCTTAAAGAAATTATCAAAAGGAAACAAGGAAAAGGTCCAACTAATCCTGGTTATGAGCCGTGAAGCCCGCCTCTATGTTCTTGACGAACCAATCGGAGGTGTGGATCCAGCTGCCCGTGATTATATCCTCAACACCATCATCAATAACTATTCCCCAACTTCTACGGTCCTGATTTCAACCCACTTGATTTCAGATATTGAGCCAATCTTGGATGAGATTATCTTCCTCAAAGACGGAAAAGTCGTTCGCCAAGGAAATGTTGATGATATTCGTTACGAGTCAGGTGAATCAATTGACCAGCTCTTCCGCCAGGAATTTAAAGCCTAA